A DNA window from Mya arenaria isolate MELC-2E11 chromosome 17, ASM2691426v1 contains the following coding sequences:
- the LOC128224560 gene encoding uncharacterized protein LOC128224560 isoform X2 — protein MGCNSEGQQVMSLRLSRVLRDIGITRQMVLRRRSTHLVKEKIRSVMSLISKTDSFNAFFFGSQSEGTTTLGMNSDLDMLTSGNRIRVMKDWDDWERGKLCVFIIKNDRSPPQHCCLQAARPDCPLPFTRERMPATCDMQATVDGRVLLPNTWMDDELKKVFGRLFWKQGPSRSANKETDHIFAFSYNGDILECNFLFTRPKPGHWPRPAILTEARQCEIFLVPQGHAESDQSKLEWRFSTSLIERLLMFDLNILQIQVYTFLKILRKTFFKPLVGDRLSTFHFKTALLFTLETYPEEIWQERYVLQCVIYCLKTLKRWFKLRSCPHYTISGVDLFVGKLRKWEFPPLLTTLSKMIDNIMDYVYQIEMDQIGERISGGLRPVMTRNKTILEIVDCCIKSYIVGIILIYWEMTSKSKDVLEVQDFIIRVLELLPESDIREEIQHTKRFLYQYIATMETSKCLQTHQLIPQDIYRLYEASLDSDLTSSRLKLASMMYCSGQYEEAEFVLAYTESLLHADVMQFCPYSERWFDVPNVPTERFLQKANKRPFLEVTQRDVACSVLFNPLEICCIPGVLVYEMHRTISPEDFHQRHPMKEQWMDLVVIDSKPFIFYLQYLTFRQLGEEERRLEALHKLHNYVCVESRWCGHIETALHVLGHCFELENQYDVAWTCYRKSLEIFPYNNAARWHIMRLIQQARGEQVD, from the coding sequence ATGGGCTGTAACTCTGAGGGCCAGCAGGTGATGTCCCTGAGACTATCTAGAGTTCTAAGGGACATTGGTATCACCAGACAGATGGTTCTCCGTAGGAGGAGCACACATCTGGTGAAGGAGAAGATAAGAAGTGTTATGAGCTTAATAAGCAAAACTGATAGTTTTAACGCGTTTTTCTTCGGTAGCCAATCGGAAGGGACAACGACTCTAGGCATGAATTCAGACTTAGATATGTTAACATCTGGAAACCGTATTCGTGTGATGAAAGACTGGGATGACTGGGAACGAGGGAagttatgtgtttttataataaaaaacgatCGTTCTCCGCCCCAGCACTGCTGTCTGCAGGCCGCAAGACCTGACTGCCCTTTGCCTTTCACACGGGAAAGGATGCCAGCAACATGTGATATGCAGGCGACAGTGGACGGCAGGGTGCTACTGCCAAATACTTGGATGGACGATGAGCTAAAGAAGGTCTTTGGTcgattattttggaaacaaggGCCATCAAGAAGTGCTAACAAAGAAACAGATCACATATTCGCATTTAGCTACAATGGAGATATTTTAGAATGCAATTTTCTATTCACAAGACCAAAGCCTGGTCACTGGCCCAGACCTGCCATTCTCACAGAGGCACGTCAGTGTGAAATATTCCTCGTCCCACAGGGACACGCTGAGAGTGATCAGTCAAAACTGGAATGGAGATTCTCTACGTCACTGATTGAAAGACTGCTCATGTTTGATctcaatattttgcaaatacagGTTTATACATTTCTAAAAATCTTACGAAAGACTTTCTTTAAACCGTTAGTTGGTGATAGACTGAGCacgtttcatttcaaaacagcTTTATTGTTCACCCTTGAGACATACCCAGAAGAAATTTGGCAGGAGCGGTATGTACTGCAGTGCGTTATATATTGTCTCAAAACTCTTAAACGATGGTTCAAACTTCGTTCTTGTCCGCATTACACGATCTCGGGAGTGGATTTGTTTGTTGGAAAACTGCGAAAGTGGGAGTTTCCACCCTTGTTAACCACACTGTCTAAAATGATAGACAACATCATGGACTACGTTTACCAGATAGAAATGGACCAGATAGGGGAGAGGATCAGTGGTGGTCTCAGGCCTGTCATGACAAGGAACAAAACTATTCTAGAAATAGTTGACTGTTGTATCAAATCCTACATTGTCggaataattttaatatattgggAAATGACATCAAAATCGAAAGATGTCTTAGAAGTCCAAGACTTTATCATACGAGTTCTGGAGCTTCTACCTGAAAGCGATATAAGAGAGGAAATACAGCACACAAAAAGGTTTCTATACCAATATATTGCCACCATGGAGACATCCAAGTGTCTGCAAACGCACCAGCTCATTCCACAAGACATTTACCGTTTGTACGAGGCCTCCTTGGATTCGGATCTCACTTCTAGCAGATTGAAGTTGGCATCCATGATGTACTGCAGTGGTCAGTACGAAGAAGCGGAATTCGTGTTGGCCTACACCGAAAGTCTGCTGCATGCTGATGTAATGCAGTTTTGTCCGTATTCGGAACGGTGGTTTGATGTGCCAAATGTGCCAACTGAGAGGTTTCTACAAAAGGCTAATAAACGTCCATTTTTGGAAGTGACACAACGGGATGTTGCATGCAGCGTGCTTTTTAATCCATTAGAAATATGCTGTATACCTGGTGTCCTAGTATACGAGATGCATAGAACGATTAGTCCTGAAGATTTTCACCAGAGACATCCAATGAAAGAACAGTGGATGGACCTTGTAGTGATTGACTCCAAACCATTCATTTTCTACCTGCAGTACCTCACATTCAGACAACTGGGAGAAGAAGAGAGAAGACTGGAAGCACTTCACAAGTTACACAACTACGTTTGTGTTGAGAGTCGATGGTGCGGTCATATAGAGACAGCCCTGCACGTACTTGGTCACTGCTTTGAACTTGAGAACCAATATGATGTAGCATGGACATGCTACAGAAAATCCCTCGAGATCTTCCCTTACAACAACGCAGCCAGGTGGCATATCATGAGACTTATTCAGCAGGCACGGGGAGAACAAGTAGATTAG
- the LOC128224560 gene encoding uncharacterized protein LOC128224560 isoform X1 encodes MNMGCNSEGQQVMSLRLSRVLRDIGITRQMVLRRRSTHLVKEKIRSVMSLISKTDSFNAFFFGSQSEGTTTLGMNSDLDMLTSGNRIRVMKDWDDWERGKLCVFIIKNDRSPPQHCCLQAARPDCPLPFTRERMPATCDMQATVDGRVLLPNTWMDDELKKVFGRLFWKQGPSRSANKETDHIFAFSYNGDILECNFLFTRPKPGHWPRPAILTEARQCEIFLVPQGHAESDQSKLEWRFSTSLIERLLMFDLNILQIQVYTFLKILRKTFFKPLVGDRLSTFHFKTALLFTLETYPEEIWQERYVLQCVIYCLKTLKRWFKLRSCPHYTISGVDLFVGKLRKWEFPPLLTTLSKMIDNIMDYVYQIEMDQIGERISGGLRPVMTRNKTILEIVDCCIKSYIVGIILIYWEMTSKSKDVLEVQDFIIRVLELLPESDIREEIQHTKRFLYQYIATMETSKCLQTHQLIPQDIYRLYEASLDSDLTSSRLKLASMMYCSGQYEEAEFVLAYTESLLHADVMQFCPYSERWFDVPNVPTERFLQKANKRPFLEVTQRDVACSVLFNPLEICCIPGVLVYEMHRTISPEDFHQRHPMKEQWMDLVVIDSKPFIFYLQYLTFRQLGEEERRLEALHKLHNYVCVESRWCGHIETALHVLGHCFELENQYDVAWTCYRKSLEIFPYNNAARWHIMRLIQQARGEQVD; translated from the exons atg AATATGGGCTGTAACTCTGAGGGCCAGCAGGTGATGTCCCTGAGACTATCTAGAGTTCTAAGGGACATTGGTATCACCAGACAGATGGTTCTCCGTAGGAGGAGCACACATCTGGTGAAGGAGAAGATAAGAAGTGTTATGAGCTTAATAAGCAAAACTGATAGTTTTAACGCGTTTTTCTTCGGTAGCCAATCGGAAGGGACAACGACTCTAGGCATGAATTCAGACTTAGATATGTTAACATCTGGAAACCGTATTCGTGTGATGAAAGACTGGGATGACTGGGAACGAGGGAagttatgtgtttttataataaaaaacgatCGTTCTCCGCCCCAGCACTGCTGTCTGCAGGCCGCAAGACCTGACTGCCCTTTGCCTTTCACACGGGAAAGGATGCCAGCAACATGTGATATGCAGGCGACAGTGGACGGCAGGGTGCTACTGCCAAATACTTGGATGGACGATGAGCTAAAGAAGGTCTTTGGTcgattattttggaaacaaggGCCATCAAGAAGTGCTAACAAAGAAACAGATCACATATTCGCATTTAGCTACAATGGAGATATTTTAGAATGCAATTTTCTATTCACAAGACCAAAGCCTGGTCACTGGCCCAGACCTGCCATTCTCACAGAGGCACGTCAGTGTGAAATATTCCTCGTCCCACAGGGACACGCTGAGAGTGATCAGTCAAAACTGGAATGGAGATTCTCTACGTCACTGATTGAAAGACTGCTCATGTTTGATctcaatattttgcaaatacagGTTTATACATTTCTAAAAATCTTACGAAAGACTTTCTTTAAACCGTTAGTTGGTGATAGACTGAGCacgtttcatttcaaaacagcTTTATTGTTCACCCTTGAGACATACCCAGAAGAAATTTGGCAGGAGCGGTATGTACTGCAGTGCGTTATATATTGTCTCAAAACTCTTAAACGATGGTTCAAACTTCGTTCTTGTCCGCATTACACGATCTCGGGAGTGGATTTGTTTGTTGGAAAACTGCGAAAGTGGGAGTTTCCACCCTTGTTAACCACACTGTCTAAAATGATAGACAACATCATGGACTACGTTTACCAGATAGAAATGGACCAGATAGGGGAGAGGATCAGTGGTGGTCTCAGGCCTGTCATGACAAGGAACAAAACTATTCTAGAAATAGTTGACTGTTGTATCAAATCCTACATTGTCggaataattttaatatattgggAAATGACATCAAAATCGAAAGATGTCTTAGAAGTCCAAGACTTTATCATACGAGTTCTGGAGCTTCTACCTGAAAGCGATATAAGAGAGGAAATACAGCACACAAAAAGGTTTCTATACCAATATATTGCCACCATGGAGACATCCAAGTGTCTGCAAACGCACCAGCTCATTCCACAAGACATTTACCGTTTGTACGAGGCCTCCTTGGATTCGGATCTCACTTCTAGCAGATTGAAGTTGGCATCCATGATGTACTGCAGTGGTCAGTACGAAGAAGCGGAATTCGTGTTGGCCTACACCGAAAGTCTGCTGCATGCTGATGTAATGCAGTTTTGTCCGTATTCGGAACGGTGGTTTGATGTGCCAAATGTGCCAACTGAGAGGTTTCTACAAAAGGCTAATAAACGTCCATTTTTGGAAGTGACACAACGGGATGTTGCATGCAGCGTGCTTTTTAATCCATTAGAAATATGCTGTATACCTGGTGTCCTAGTATACGAGATGCATAGAACGATTAGTCCTGAAGATTTTCACCAGAGACATCCAATGAAAGAACAGTGGATGGACCTTGTAGTGATTGACTCCAAACCATTCATTTTCTACCTGCAGTACCTCACATTCAGACAACTGGGAGAAGAAGAGAGAAGACTGGAAGCACTTCACAAGTTACACAACTACGTTTGTGTTGAGAGTCGATGGTGCGGTCATATAGAGACAGCCCTGCACGTACTTGGTCACTGCTTTGAACTTGAGAACCAATATGATGTAGCATGGACATGCTACAGAAAATCCCTCGAGATCTTCCCTTACAACAACGCAGCCAGGTGGCATATCATGAGACTTATTCAGCAGGCACGGGGAGAACAAGTAGATTAG